The region gctttaggaccatgtggacacctccgaGCGGTTGGGTAgtctgtttggagtgtttatccgactggataaaaaatatagaaatcattttcaaaaatatgtcccccccacttctaaaaccccTGCTTACAGTAATGCTAATGGGTAAAGGCATTTCACTGCTGATGGCCAGCAGATAACCTTAAACATGTCCACACCAAAGACACTTTGTAATCAGGTCAAGCAATGAGACCACAAccacatatacagtataatactaacTAGATTCTACGGATGCTGGCATTAGTACATTTCACTTTTCAATTTGGTGCTTTTCGACAAGGACATGATTTCATTATAGACATCCTGGCGTTTGTTTAGCCATCAAAGGTAGCATCCCAACGATTGTGTCACCTCAACTGCCAAAGCAAACCTATAGCGCAGTGTCAACCTTGACACATTTTAGTCATCACTGGGGTCAGAGGTTATTTGAGGTGTTGAACGTTGCACTGTAGTGCATTTACATAGGAAATAGTAGATTCCAGGCAACACCCTCTCCTTATTCTACTCTCTATAGAGTGGCACTGTGATGGTTTGTAATAAGGCACAGTGGGCAGATAGGAGGTTTAGAACTCAACTCCTGACTTCAAAACTCCAGATTACCAGGGTGTGACATCATGAATAACTCAAGTGATGTAGAATGAGTGCTGTGAAGATTCTCAATCCGGCCATTCTCTGGTTAGACTGATCCACCTTTTTGACATGGTAATGTCGTTCCCAGACACTTCTTTGTGAAATAACCTGGGGGCAAGGTTATGACAAGGTAAACTACCAGTATAGCACAGTAACCCACTATCCATTTAAACAGAATACCTACAGTATGACAAAGGGGGAGCTTTACTTTGAAAAATGAAAGTCTACTGTAACATTTAATTGATTCCAAATAAGTTCCTAGACACCATACCTTATCTACTAGCTATTGTGAAATCACATCTAATGAATAGACTGGGCCCATGCGACCCCTAACCCTAGACCCTATCACAGTGTGCATGAGCCGGGGTCAAATGAACTTTGGTCAGACAACTGACACATGGAAGTGCTTGAACACATAAACCTCACAGTGAAACTGAAAACTATATCATAGAATATATTCTGGGAGTCAATGCCAGCTGTCTGGGCATCAAACTTAAACTGACTATTAATCAATACCCTATCTGATCAGACTGATATATCATGAAGTTTGGGAGGAAGGTGTTGTCTGGACAAAGTGCTATTTATGTCTGAGAAAtggctgtgattggctcagaGAATGGCTGATTCGATCTGAGACTTTCTGTGCCATCAAGGAAAAATCCATGAAACTGACCTGGTGTGAACCAGATACTCACTATCAACATTGTAGAGTTGTAGCATCGTATATAAAGACAAAGATACATTATGGTTGAGAGAAAGGAACAGGCTAGTGTATGTAAAAGTGCATAAGcctcaatacaacacaatacatctACCCTCAGATGATATTAACAGTAACAGACCTGTATAGCTGCAAGGCCAACAAGTGTCCCGCTGCACATGTATCACTACTGCATATCATTGAAAAACTATAGACAAGGGGATTGAATGGAGATGTGTTTATCAGCATGCAGTCCCAGGAGATTGGTCTTCACTGTGtatctctgatcactactttatGTTCCAAACTCTGTTTGTGACACTTTACCCAGAGGTGATGATAACGCAGTGCTCTCCTGTGCGTTCTGGGTCCAGGGGTTCATTGGGACAGGTCCAGGGTGAGTTGTAAGAACATAACTGGGCTGGGTCAAGTAGACAGGTGCTGAGTGGTGCACTGCGGTCTGAGGGTTTATGATTTGGAGCACTGCTGACAGCGAGGCACTGGCTCCTGGACTTTGTGTTCCTTACTGCTCTGCTTACTATATATACAGGCCAGGACACGGCTGAAACTACAGTCACTGCAGACTGGACTCAGAGATACACCAACACACTCATACACAAAGACGGTAAGCTGGATTCTACAAATCCATGGTGTTATTTGATAGTATTCCATTATGTTTTTTTTCTGGTGGATTACAATGTTTTAAGTGATTGTTGCTTTATTTCACAGTATCTGATTGAGAGTCATGAAGGTCCTTGTGGTGCTCGCTCTGGCTGTATTCACTGGTGAGTGGGATACAAGAATATTTCAGATTATAAGTGACATTTATAGAGCTGAAGTACAGCAACATAATACCTTCCATCAATCTACCAAATTCATTTGAAGTCAATAGTCAATAATAACCATGGCAGAGGGGCTATACTTTTCTAGTTACCTTAATGCCGCCAACAGGTTGCCATGCCTAACCAGTAATGACCTTGAAAAATACAGTTTCACAACAACTAACTCTTCTGCTATGCCCCAACAGGCTGCCATGCTAACCTGTTCTATGCTGATGAGCCTAAGCCACAGCTGGAGCAGCTGACAGATGCCTTCTGGGACTACGTTGCCAAGGCAACGCAAACGGCCGACGACACCGTCCAGATGATCAAGAAGTCTCAGCTAGGACAGGATGTCAAGTAAGTAATGTGATCTGTGATGTAGTTGTCATAACGTGTGGAATGTCTATAGTCGAATCGCTCAGATTACTAGGATGGGCACCTgaactgacccccctctcctctcctctcctgcagtGACCGCATCACAGAGAGTGCTGATGTGGCCAGCCAATACGCCATCTCCCTACAGGAGCAGCTTCCTCCTGCAGCCAAGGACCTGATGACCAAGATTACCCAGGAGGCTGAGGTGCTGAGAGAGCGTCTGGAGCAGGACCTGGGCAGTGTCAAAGGGAAACTGGAGCCCTACGCAGAGGAGATGAAGACACAAGTCCAGCAGAGAGTGGAGCAGCTGAAACAGGATCTGGCCCCTTATGCAGAGTCCCTGGACTCCGAGGCCCTGAGGGCCACCCTGCTCCAGAAGAGTGAGGAGCTGAAGGGGAGTCTGGAGCAGAGTGTGAAGGAGCTGCAGTCCCAGATGGGCCCCTACACTGACGAGCTGAAGCAGAAGGTGGACCTGCGCCTGCAGGACTTCCAGAAGAGAGTGGCCCCCCTGGCCGAGAATCTCCAGAGCGAGCTGACCACCAGAGCTCAGATGGTGCAGAAGAGCCTGGCCCCCTATGCTGAGGACCTGAAGGACAAGCTGGACCCCTATGCCCAGGACCTGAAGGCCCAGCTCACTGCCCTCTACCAGGCCTTCACCAACACCAACTAAATCACAAACACTTTCCTCCAACGGACTACTCTTGCCCTCTTGATGACTGTATTCTCCCTTCAAAGCCTTAGAACATTCCACCGTTGTCAACAGAATGAGGGAGAGTTTACAAAGATGAACTTGGTAATGCAGATGAGGTCCATTCTGTATTTTGTATGAACTGAATTGGCTCTGATGAGTCAATGACATCTttgtattttgtttgtttgttatctgAAGGTTGGTCAGTGACTGTGCCATGTTGGTGTTGTATTCTTAATTTATGGAAATAAAAAGCAAAACTAAACATAACTTAAATGTATTGTGTCTGATGTGTCGTGTCTAGGATGCTAATTTAAATAGTTTAAGCTACTTCCCCAAATGATAAAGTGGTGATAAGGGTATGAGGTGGAAGGTCATATTAGGACATACAAATAGTAGATAAACATTGTCCAATAAGACTGGATCAGTAGCATATTGTAGTTCTACATGCAACCAGTCATCTCTCTTCAACATAAGCATATGCGTCAGAAATATCAGAAATAAGTGTGTGTCACAGCATAAACAAATCTTGAAGATGTTTAAAtattccatttacattttagtcatttagcagacgctcttatccacagcgatttacaattagtgcattgatcttaagatagctaggtgggacgaccacatatctcagtcatagtaagtacatttctTCTCATTAAAGAAGCTAAATATCTTACTCAAAGGGAGAGTAAAAGCTATTAGGATTATAGCCTGCAGTGTTTGTCTTCAAAGTGGAAGCCATAATTACAACctctgtgttgtgataattgtgttgtttgttctataacctgttagttcatatgccttgacaccgtgatataaaGGCCTATAGCCGAGACAATaggaagacacagtggcagaataaattcaaccacacatttatttcattacaaaaccggagagcaacatctgtccggtgaagtccacaaagcatattacatgtaacaaagttacatgacctacagcatggtcaatcaagttaatatttcTGACATTGTCGAACTActgaacaactattgatttagaacatcGGTGTTACGGCAAGTCCCagagaaaacaggagctgcctccactattccagcaccatttcaacttcaacatttcaacatcatcaaatcaccgatttttagtctaatacagttacaactaaaagatttccgaaacaatttagtccaatcaacgtaagctaaatatcatgtggtTGACCATGGTActgatatttgtgtgtgtgtgtgtgtgtgtgtgtgtgtgtgtgtgtgtgtgtgtgtgtgtgtgtgtgtgtgtgtgtgtgtgtgtgtgtgtgtgtgtgtgtgtgtgtgtgtgtgtgtgtgtgtgtgtgtgtgtgtgtgtgtgtgtgtgtgtagaaaaagTAGATAAAACATTatgactcaccctacttgaagagaaacgccaatgtcatcctcctctctttcatgttgacgaaaccgtctatgactgtcatacagtacatgcttttagtttttgttgtcctaggctactgggctaaaatgcttgcttgctagcctaacttcctttcatggtcAACGATTAGCCagttagttaacattagcctactacatctcccgagtggtgcagctgtcatctcctgagtggcacagcggtctaaggcactgcatctcagtgcaagaggtgtcactacagtccctggtttgattccaggctgtatcacatccggccgtgattgggagtcccatagggcggtgcacaattggcccagcgtcggggTAGGCCGGgataggccgtaattgtaaataacaatttgttctttaactgactagttaaatgaatgttaaataaaatgtaaaaatataaaaacatctactgtagctacaaattgaacttccatcctctcaggccaggggcacaaagTATGAATTAACATTTGgatccaaatccctatctccatccatggctaatttaggattaggccaccagaggacaacaacacaacgagatgcaacaatccAAGTTTTTTTCTTTTGATGTGGTGTGAATCCAAATCCAAAATGGATTCCCTAAACACTTTTCtttggtgcaccaggaccattcacagttgagttcACTCAGTTTAACTCAAAATATATAAATTATTgtatatgttttattattttttattggtACATTTTGGGGGGAAggctggcttcccttggcatccatgaatacacaccactggcaATAGCTTGCTTGCTCCTTCAACATAGTTTTAGAATGAATGCCATCTAGTGGCAGTTCATTGTCAATTCAGGGAATTATAAAGCCCTGTGCAATGATGGTGATTTACTGACCTCATCACAGAAATCAGAAAATAACCATATACACAATCACCTGACAAACAGTCATGTAcagctctctctaccccccccctcgctctctgaaTTACTTGTAAAAACAGCACAGTCCTGTAACACTATCTGAAAACCTATCACACCCCACAATCCCAAAACCCCTCCAGAGGTGGGTATGGAGCATGTTCAGAGCTGTCTCTGCATGTCTGATGATGTACCTGTAtcacccatcctccccctctcaccctccGGCTCTGCCAGGGCTCTCCCATGCCGCCTCACCCAGAGGAAAACAACATTCCTTGGCTCTGCCCCAAACTGCCACTGGCACCAGTAACCGTTAACCCTGCTGGGTTAGCCATGTACTTCCTTTGTTCAACATCATTACATTATCAACCTAATATAAATTACCTGTAAAACGCTTTCTACTGGCCGAACTGTTAACCCTCCAAACACTGTTAGACAAGCATATTATTTGTTTACTGTTA is a window of Salmo trutta chromosome 37, fSalTru1.1, whole genome shotgun sequence DNA encoding:
- the apoa4b.2 gene encoding apolipoprotein A-IV, encoding MKVLVVLALAVFTGCHANLFYADEPKPQLEQLTDAFWDYVAKATQTADDTVQMIKKSQLGQDVNDRITESADVASQYAISLQEQLPPAAKDLMTKITQEAEVLRERLEQDLGSVKGKLEPYAEEMKTQVQQRVEQLKQDLAPYAESLDSEALRATLLQKSEELKGSLEQSVKELQSQMGPYTDELKQKVDLRLQDFQKRVAPLAENLQSELTTRAQMVQKSLAPYAEDLKDKLDPYAQDLKAQLTALYQAFTNTN